The Styela clava chromosome 2, kaStyClav1.hap1.2, whole genome shotgun sequence genome contains a region encoding:
- the LOC120336414 gene encoding uncharacterized protein LOC120336414 translates to MQFEPIAMKDIAKLVFLFFVATFIERGDLRGCTPHVIENISTDICSSKISIKWKPHTAGIPYTITIRPINNSLSLKYEDTTVPKSTTLQVLRLQLSESTEYEMDITGCPTRSFVTGKDINPPSGILYPQFQNIGLGNLCNVQTVTLTNDFDSLRITVTSSTRRMSLRQNVPAPKDQIKVFNASSGDKSFLFTTDPNRIYKAFVRAINCGGPGLSYKAEGFCTTDSDVPEAVSTPVLIYGSSANELYKIKLYPANETNGPVSCYFILVHGHQNSETETSSLPGVFDTESPFSSNSNIAKSRKEFPNDVTYIAAAIPSQKMKTPYIEVNLGDNSSTACDAMSVLRPDPLKIPDTENIKQHIFEGQNFALPKNMNFRFAVVLSTPISLPDGVAYKASPVVLFQTAATKHTMVVKNTLQSERNTTTVVITTSPSTFTTGLVVGILVFVIAAFVISIIITKKRKRARGRQQKSKPNTIYNAPSTVRKTDDCFRPELPNLPVALEQPRSTEDNMTVEMNSFRPTEKHLYASMKPVPSHSYENLGKACSSHYEIPLSPQERLKHNSGFPLTVHCYDTVYESHQDEDCEYFTIDA, encoded by the exons ATGCAATTTGAGCCTATTGCTATGAAAGATATCGCCAAActcgtgtttttgttttttgttgctACATTCATCGAAAGAGGAGATTTAAGAG GTTGTACTCCGCACGTAATTGAGAATATATCAACAGACATATGCTCCtctaaaatatcaataaaatggAAGCCACATACTGCTGGAATTCCCTACAC AATTACCATCCGTCCAATCAATAATAGTTTATCATTGAAATATGAAGACACAACTGTTCCAAAAAGCACAACGTTACAAGTATTGCGTCTTCAGTTAAGCGAAAGTACTGAATATGAAATGGAC ATTACAGGTTGTCCGACACGGAGTTTTGTGACAGGAAAAGATATAAATCCACCCTCTGGAATTCTATATCCGCAGTTCCAAAATATTGGACTTGGAAATTTGTGCAATGTACAAACTGTTACCTTAACAAATGACTTTGATAGCCTACGA ATTACGGTAACATCCAGTACTCGTCGTATGTCATTACGTCAAAATGTTCCAGCACCTAAAGATCAGATAAAAGTATTCAATGCTTCAAGTGGCGATAAGAGCTTTCTTTTTACAACCGATCCCAATAGGATTTACAAAGCTTTTGTACGAGCAATCAATTGTGGTGGACCGGGTCTGTCCTACAAAGCGGAAGGATTTTGCACAACTGATAGCGATG TTCCAGAGGCTGTTTCAACTCCTGTGCTGATATACGGCAGCAGCGCAAACGAACtgtataaaattaaattgtatCCGGCAAATGAAACTAACGGCCCAGTAAG TTGTTACTTCATTCTTGTACACGGTCATCAAAATTCAGAGACAGAGACAAGCAGCTTGCCAGGTGTTTTTGACACTGAAAGCCCATTTTCTAGCAATTCTAATATTGCAAAATCAAGGAAGGAATTCCCTAACGATGTCACGTACATTGCGGCTGCAATACCGAG CCAAAAAATGAAGACACCTTATATAGAAGTTAATCTTGGAGATAATTCATCCACTGCTTGCGACGCAATGAGTGTTCTCAGACCAGATCCATTAAAAATACCTGacacagaaaatataaaacaacataTCTTTGAAGGACAGAATTTTGCGTTAccgaaaaatatgaattttag GTTTGCTGTTGTTTTATCGACGCCCATATCATTGCCAGATGGAGTAGCGTACAAAGCAAGCCCTGTTGTCTTGTTTCAGACCGCTGCAACCAAACACACGATGGTTGTTAAAAATACACTACAATCCGAAAGGAATACGACGACTGTGGTTATCACTACATCCCCATCTACAT TCACTACTGGATTAGTTGTGGGGATCTTAGTGTTTGTTATCGCTGCGTTCGTAATAAGTATCATAATAACGAAAAAGAGAAAACGTGCACGAGGAAGACAGCAAAAAAGCAAACCCAATACGATATATAATGCACCGTCAACAGTAAGAAAAACAGACGACTGTTTCCGGCCCGAATTGCCAAATCTaccag ttGCTCTGGAACAACCACGTTCTACTGAAGATAATATGACGGTGGAAATGAATTCATTCAGACCCACAGAAAAACATCTTTACGCAAGCATGAAACCAGTTCCATCTCACTCGTATGAAAATTTAGGTAAAGCATGTTCCAGTCATTATGAAATACCACTATCTCCGCAAGAACGCTTGAAACACAATTCGGGATTTCCCTTAACTGTACATTGCTATGATACTGTTTACGAATCTCATCAAGACGAGGATTGCGAGTACTTCACCATTGATGCATGA
- the LOC144419824 gene encoding ribonuclease inhibitor-like codes for MSIQLSIECGIVCSKYNVCVLRLRDVELRTIHLLNFLKHVKNGKLRELDVSSNVNLGVEGVGVLGAIVSHCEVQKVGMQECNLTAEGIMAFKDKVGNAKIKKIDVSYNGNLGIVGVGVLGSTVLQCEVKKIAMLNCNLTAEALEAFRKNVGNSKIELLNIRFNKVGELGDEGLSTISEILHHCQLTKLWMEGCELNCDKLQKFKELIAGTGVEFLY; via the exons ATGTCAATACAACTTAGCATTGAATGTGGGATCGTTTGTTCCAAATACAATGTTTGTGTTCTGCGACTGAGAGATGTTGAATTGAGAACGATTCATCTgcttaattttttgaaacatgttaAAAATGGAAAA CTGAGGGAACTTGATGTTAGCTCCAATGTAAATCTTGGAGTTGAGGGTGTTGGTGTTCTTGGTGCTATTGTTTCACATTGTGAGGTACAAAAGGTCGGGATGCAGGAATGCAATCTGACAGCGGAGGGTATTATGGCATTCAAAGATAAAGTTGGAAATGCAAAG ATCAAGAAAATCGACGTTAGCTACAATGGAAACCTTGGCATTGTAGGTGTTGGTGTACTTGGTTCAACTGTGTTGCAatgtgaagtaaaaaaaattgcaatgttGAACTGCAATCTGACGGCGGAAGCACTCGAAGCATTCAGAAAAAATGTTGGGAATTCAAAG attgAGTTATTGAATATAAGATTCAACAAAGTCGGCGAACTCGGAGATGAAGGATTATCTACAATCAGTGAAATTCTTCATCACTGTCAGCTTACAAAATTATGGATGGAAGGTTGCGAACTCAACTGTGATAAGTTGCAAAAATTTAAAGAACTAATCGCTGGTACTGGAGTGGAGTTCTTGTATTAA
- the LOC144419823 gene encoding uncharacterized protein LOC144419823, with amino-acid sequence MEKNTGASVVEFQTNFTDSIVENLNVENAEKIAVSSEHSEIQHVDVAVVIAEHAAVTVEDASISCEQCNFETSIIGSTVQDLDIRSAENVSVIAERTTIASNQATVQADEVSISAEQASFTAQEATISANVLQQTSVNETNITESFIGEIKTDNYHAENIVIYNTYAGEEANFFIKKLMAGANSPSLTEISSVQKKKYVANFKRDINRHSYHKSKGSVIDMYKDQRLVEPEFEVNPRVQELTHFFSGEMTPKVKEYRKETGFSVLNENSSGGNFVTMKDIFQSLYLEKFRHIAIVGQVGSGKTTSVKRLVSDVIEENNLRNNRASIDQLNTRYAIIYFVSIRDLLDSDSISAMELLFEKVISDLSDESVKYGYQWIIENQEKVVFFFDGMDQATWTLNEYHRKISHKEKASTATVMYNIVTGHLFSRVQIVTSSREHCVASLTGELRPQLTYALVGLSPGDVKKLFIALLDDIGQQQWDRMCSTSPSIISLSSVPVFLIYNVIVQKFNPESPPDSMTGVMLNILYILLQSQHVRDDQVLNKLKEIAFRAMSEGRVVFTKKELKRFGIDTNSIRDLVIKVPGRTLASHCLLDGTQEIYFSHQVIQEILAAMFVSEMEIGEFEEFMNKFHQDHWSVVLKFICGILLNPTLAIDWPPQMLQIGDKKKRKKY; translated from the exons ATGGAGAAAAATACCGGAGCGAGTGTTGTGGAGTTCCAGACCAACTTTACTGATTCTATTGTAGAAAATTTAAACGTtgaaaatgcagaaaaaatCGCCGTGTCATCGGAACATTCCGAAATACAACATGTTGACGTAGCCGTTGTAATAGCTGAACATGCAGCTGTAACCGTGGAAGATGCTTCCATTTCATGTGAACAATGCAACTTCG AAACTAGCATAATTGGTTCTACAGTGCAAGATCTGGACATCAGATCTGCTGAGAATGTTTCGGTGATTGCAGAACGTACGACAATCGCGAGTAACCAGGCAACCGTACAAGCAGACGAGGTTTCTATCTCAGCTGAGCAAGCAAGCTTCACGGCGCAGGAAGCTACTATCTCAGCAAACGTCCTTCAACAAACCAGCGTTAACG AAACCAACATAACTGAATCTTTTATTGGGGAGATAAAAACCGACAATTACCACGCTGAAAATATTGTGATATATAATACTTACG CTGGGGAGGAGGCCAACTTTTTCATAAAGAAACTCATGGCTGGAGCAAATAGTCCGTCGCTGACAGAAATATCATCAGTGCAGAAAA aaaagtACGTGGCAAATTTCAAGAGAGACATCAATCGTCATTCATACCACAAATCGAAGGGTTCTGTTATTGATATGTACAAAGATCAAAGACTGGTCGAACCGGAGTTTGAAGTAAACCCTCGCGTTCAAGAACTTACTCATTTCTTCAGTGGTGAGATGACACCAAAGGTAAAAGAATATCGAAAGGAAACTGGATTCAGCGTATTGAATGAGAATAGCAGTGGAGGCAACTTTGTGACGATGAAAGATATATTTCAAAGTTTATATTTGGAGAAATTTCGACACATTGCGATCGTGGGCCAGGTAGGTAGCGGGAAAACGACCTCTGTAAAACGGTTAGTTAGTGATGTCATAGAAGAGAATAATCTCCGTAACAATCGAGCTTCCATCGATCAACTCAACACTCGTTACGCAATCATTTACTTCGTCAGCATTCGTGACCTTCTAGACTCGGATTCAATTAGTGCAATGGAATTGCTGTTTGAAAAAGTCATCTCTGATTTGAGTGATGAAAGTGTAAAATATGGTTATCAGTGGATCATTGAAAATCAGGAAAAAGTTGTATTTTTCTTCGATGGAATGGATCAGGCGACGTGGACTCTTAATGAATATCATCGCAAAATAAGTCACAAAGAAAAGGCCAGTACAGCAACGGTGATGTATAACATTGTCACTGGTCATCTTTTTTCCAGGGTTCAAATCGTTACCTCCTCTCGTGAGCATTGCGTAGCTTCTCTCACTGGGGAACTTCGACCTCAGCTAACCTACGCACTGGTAGGTTTGAGTCCAGGCGAcgtcaaaaaattattcattgcACTCTTGGATGATATCGGTCAACAACAATGGGATAGGATGTGCTCAACTTCTCCCTCAATTATTTCGTTGTCATCAGTtccagtatttttaatatacaacGTCATTGTTCAGAAGTTCAACCCTGAAAGTCCTCCAGATTCTATGACAGGAGTCATGTTGAACATCCTTTATATTCTTCTGCAATCTCAGCATGTCCGAGATGACCAGGTTTTGAACAAGTTGAAAGAAATAGCTTTCCGAGCAATGAGTGAAGGTCGAGTCGTTTTTAcgaaaaaagaattaaaaaggTTTGGTATAGACACAAATTCGATTCGGGATCTGGTTATTAAAGTTCCAGGCCGCACACTAGCAAGTCATTGCCTGCTCGACGGAACGCAAGAAATATATTTCTCACACCAAGTAATTCAAGAAATCCTTGCCGCCATGTTTGTGTCAGAAATGGAAATCGGCGAATTTGAGGAATTCATGAACAAGTTTCATCAAGACCACTGGTCTGTTGTTCTGAAATTCATATGCGGAATCCTTCTCAACCCAACTTTGGCAATAGACTGGCCTCCACAAATGCTTCAAA TTGGAGACAAGAAAAAAAGGAAGAAATATTGA